In Thermoanaerobacterium sp. PSU-2, one genomic interval encodes:
- a CDS encoding trypsin-like peptidase domain-containing protein yields MDFENEQNKNIGENEIDNFRTDDALGSDDIKGENIDDTQEIPATYSVEESGTYTTPRVEFRSNKKSLGKMVKRFRRRMLVSFVAVALIAALIGGGTVAGIMKYTNLGQQTQVINRYLPLSSSDNNNFNLIANIAKIVSPSVVGIDTSVSYSNGFGSALVPEGSGSGIIIDSQGYIVTNNHVVDGASKITVNLSDGRKFPAQLIGKDSKTDLAVLKINATNLIPAKLGDSSKLEVGDLAVAIGNPLGESFAGTVTAGIISGLNRNLQSDYGPVNLIQTDAAINPGNSGGPLVNSNGEVVGITSVKLTSTGGSNTQDPFGMFQSQSTPVEGMGFAIPINEAKPIIDDLIKHGYVERPMMGVSVQEVTQQDAAQYNIPVGLYIAQVQQGSGADEAGLQPGDVITAVDGTKVQTFDALQSIITKHKVGDTITVTFWRNGRTMSTKVKLMSSSNAQ; encoded by the coding sequence ATGGATTTTGAAAATGAACAAAACAAAAATATAGGCGAAAATGAAATAGATAATTTTAGGACTGACGATGCCTTAGGTTCCGATGACATAAAAGGCGAAAATATAGATGACACTCAGGAAATTCCAGCAACATATAGTGTTGAAGAAAGCGGAACCTATACGACACCAAGGGTAGAGTTTAGAAGCAACAAAAAAAGCTTAGGCAAGATGGTTAAAAGATTTAGAAGAAGAATGCTTGTTTCATTTGTGGCTGTTGCATTGATTGCAGCACTTATCGGTGGTGGAACTGTGGCAGGAATCATGAAATACACTAATTTAGGGCAACAGACACAGGTTATAAACAGGTACTTGCCACTTTCATCATCAGACAATAACAATTTTAACTTGATTGCCAATATAGCTAAAATTGTAAGTCCTTCTGTGGTGGGAATTGATACAAGTGTATCATACTCCAATGGATTTGGAAGTGCACTGGTGCCTGAAGGCAGTGGTTCAGGAATTATCATCGATTCACAAGGCTATATTGTGACAAACAACCATGTTGTGGATGGCGCTTCTAAGATAACCGTAAATTTATCTGATGGTAGAAAGTTCCCTGCCCAACTTATAGGAAAGGATTCAAAGACTGACTTGGCAGTATTGAAGATAAATGCTACAAATTTGATTCCGGCAAAATTAGGTGATTCGTCAAAACTTGAAGTGGGAGATCTGGCAGTCGCCATAGGAAACCCTCTTGGTGAAAGTTTTGCAGGTACGGTTACAGCAGGCATAATAAGCGGTCTTAACAGAAATCTTCAAAGCGATTACGGCCCAGTTAACCTCATTCAGACAGATGCAGCTATAAATCCTGGTAACAGTGGTGGACCTTTAGTCAACAGCAATGGTGAAGTTGTTGGGATAACAAGTGTGAAGTTGACATCTACAGGTGGTTCGAATACACAAGATCCATTTGGAATGTTCCAAAGCCAAAGCACACCTGTTGAAGGAATGGGATTTGCGATTCCGATAAATGAAGCAAAACCTATAATAGATGACTTGATAAAACACGGATATGTAGAAAGACCAATGATGGGTGTAAGCGTACAAGAAGTAACACAACAAGATGCAGCGCAGTACAATATACCAGTTGGACTTTATATAGCGCAAGTACAGCAAGGAAGCGGTGCTGATGAAGCCGGACTTCAACCAGGTGATGTGATAACAGCAGTAGATGGCACAAAAGTACAGACTTTTGATGCGCTGCAAAGCATAATAACTAAGCATAAAGTTGGCGACACGATAACTGTTACATTCTGGAGAAATGGCAGGACCATGAGCACAAAAGTAAAGCTTATGAGCAGTTCAAATGCACAATAA
- a CDS encoding HAMP domain-containing sensor histidine kinase produces the protein MSRNRLFRRLLFTNIAIILLTMSILSVLFYIMFENYYFRDKEKIMVEEGKQINTVLNDYLIGDIDIDRLNQDLNVIDRLINASIWVVSTDGRIYIQSKNFEKNWTGVTLSKDDIKSILKGETIVRRGYFGGRFTQPVLTVGFPLVLAGKIQGAIFMHAPIVEMQKTLMDIFFIMLLAIAISIIIAFILISYTSKRISNPLKEMSIATEKMAKGDFSTKINVVDDDEIGDLAKSFNIMSSELGRMDNARKEFVANVSHELRSPLSTIQGYIDGVVDGTIPAEKSKFYLEIAQKETRRMSRLISELLDITKMESGAFPLNISEFDINELIRLTIIKMEARISDKDLMVKVDFESDKEIVEADKDKIEQVLTNLIDNAIKFSNPGGYIHVSTEKVREKVHVKVQNKGKTIPPDEIDHIWDRFYKVDKARSGSPGVGLGLYIVRSIINLHNEDIWATSNDVDGTTFTFTLKSKKLSSKIKFLQFVHTLFIN, from the coding sequence TTGAGCAGAAACAGGCTCTTTAGAAGGCTGCTTTTCACAAATATTGCAATAATTCTGCTTACGATGTCTATACTTTCTGTGCTTTTTTACATCATGTTTGAAAATTACTATTTTCGCGATAAAGAAAAGATAATGGTAGAAGAAGGAAAGCAGATAAACACCGTTTTGAATGATTACCTCATAGGAGACATAGACATCGACAGGCTTAATCAGGATTTAAACGTTATTGACAGGCTTATAAACGCATCGATATGGGTTGTAAGCACAGATGGGCGGATATATATACAGTCTAAGAACTTTGAAAAGAATTGGACAGGCGTCACATTAAGCAAAGATGACATCAAAAGCATTTTAAAAGGTGAGACTATTGTAAGAAGGGGATATTTTGGCGGTAGGTTTACACAGCCTGTTTTGACTGTTGGCTTTCCGCTGGTACTTGCTGGGAAGATTCAAGGTGCCATATTCATGCATGCTCCTATTGTAGAGATGCAGAAAACCTTGATGGACATATTTTTTATAATGCTTTTAGCCATAGCCATATCCATAATAATAGCATTTATACTTATTTCTTATACATCAAAGAGAATCTCTAATCCTTTAAAAGAGATGAGCATTGCAACAGAAAAGATGGCAAAAGGAGATTTTTCAACAAAGATAAACGTTGTAGATGACGATGAAATAGGAGATTTGGCAAAGTCCTTCAACATAATGTCAAGCGAATTAGGCAGGATGGATAATGCGAGGAAAGAGTTTGTGGCTAATGTTTCACATGAGCTTCGCTCGCCTTTGTCCACGATCCAAGGCTATATAGATGGCGTCGTTGATGGGACTATACCTGCGGAGAAATCCAAATTTTATTTGGAGATAGCTCAAAAAGAGACGAGGCGAATGTCTCGATTAATATCTGAACTTTTAGATATAACGAAAATGGAATCAGGGGCTTTTCCGTTAAACATATCGGAATTCGACATAAACGAGCTTATAAGGCTGACCATAATAAAGATGGAAGCAAGGATAAGCGATAAAGATCTCATGGTTAAGGTGGACTTTGAAAGCGACAAAGAAATTGTAGAGGCAGATAAAGACAAGATAGAACAAGTGCTTACTAATCTAATAGATAATGCAATTAAATTTTCAAATCCTGGTGGCTATATACACGTATCTACAGAAAAGGTGAGAGAAAAAGTTCATGTAAAAGTCCAAAATAAAGGCAAGACGATACCACCTGATGAAATTGACCATATATGGGACAGGTTTTACAAAGTTGACAAAGCCAGAAGCGGTAGCCCAGGTGTCGGATTAGGGCTTTATATTGTGAGAAGCATCATAAATCTTCATAATGAGGATATATGGGCTACCAGTAACGATGTAGACGGTACTACATTTACTTTTACACTTAAGTCAAAAAAGTTAAGCAGTAAAATAAAATTTTTACAATTTGTTCATACTTTATTCATAAATTAA
- a CDS encoding response regulator transcription factor: protein MGENKKIYIVDDDRNICEIISLYLEKEGFATLKISDGLTALNKIKEELPLLIILDLMLPGIDGMTLCKEVRKFTNVPIIMLTAKGDTFDKVLGLEIGADDYIVKPFDGKELVARVKAVLRRYEHEENDGDSVTYPDLSISLSEYKVKYKGENVDLTPKELELFYFLCTHPNKVFTRDQLLENVWGYEYMGDSRTVDVHIKRLREKIGDGPNWKLTTVWGVGYKFEVK from the coding sequence ATGGGCGAAAACAAAAAAATATATATAGTTGACGATGATAGAAATATATGTGAGATAATTTCACTTTATCTTGAAAAGGAAGGCTTTGCAACATTAAAGATCAGTGACGGGCTTACAGCATTGAACAAAATAAAAGAAGAACTCCCCTTGCTTATTATACTTGATTTGATGCTTCCCGGCATTGATGGAATGACGTTGTGCAAAGAGGTTAGGAAATTTACAAATGTACCTATTATAATGCTTACAGCCAAAGGAGATACATTTGATAAGGTATTAGGGCTGGAGATAGGTGCCGACGATTACATCGTAAAGCCTTTTGATGGAAAAGAGTTAGTTGCTCGTGTCAAAGCTGTGCTGAGAAGGTATGAACATGAGGAAAATGATGGCGACAGTGTCACATACCCTGATCTTTCTATAAGTTTAAGCGAGTACAAGGTGAAATACAAAGGCGAAAATGTTGACCTTACGCCGAAGGAATTAGAGCTTTTTTACTTCTTGTGTACTCATCCAAATAAAGTATTTACGAGAGATCAACTGTTAGAAAATGTATGGGGATACGAGTACATGGGTGACAGCCGAACTGTCGATGTACACATAAAGCGTTTGAGAGAGAAAATAGGGGATGGTCCAAACTGGAAATTAACAACTGTATGGGGTGTGGGATATAAATTCGAGGTGAAATGA
- a CDS encoding ribose-phosphate diphosphokinase, with product MVRHGGAIKIFSGNSNPELAREIAENLGLTLGDSEVGTFSDGEISVRIKESIRGANVFVVQSTCSPVNDNLMELLIMIDAFKRASAGEITAVIPYYGYARQDRKSKPRDPITAKLVADLITVAGADRVLTMDLHAAQIQGYFNIPVDHLLGGPILAKYFMEKDLGGDVVVVSPDHGSVVRARNFAEKLNAPIAIIDKRRPKANVAEIMNLIGDVRGKIAILVDDLIDTAGTLQQGAQALIDNGAKEVYACATHGVLSGPAIERLMDSPIKELVITDTIPLPEEKKISKIKVRTVAPLLAEAIMRIYEGMSVSKLFV from the coding sequence GTGGTAAGACACGGAGGAGCAATAAAGATTTTTAGTGGCAATTCAAACCCTGAATTGGCGAGGGAGATTGCCGAAAACTTAGGGCTTACATTAGGTGATTCAGAAGTTGGTACATTTAGCGATGGTGAGATAAGCGTAAGGATCAAAGAAAGCATAAGAGGTGCAAATGTATTTGTCGTTCAGTCTACATGTTCACCAGTAAATGATAACCTTATGGAACTTTTAATAATGATAGATGCATTTAAAAGGGCATCTGCAGGAGAGATAACTGCTGTCATACCTTATTACGGTTATGCAAGACAAGACAGGAAGTCTAAACCAAGAGATCCGATAACGGCTAAATTGGTAGCTGACCTTATTACAGTTGCAGGTGCCGACAGAGTTCTCACAATGGATCTCCACGCGGCACAGATTCAAGGATATTTCAATATACCGGTCGATCATCTTCTTGGCGGTCCAATACTGGCGAAATATTTCATGGAAAAGGATTTGGGCGGAGACGTAGTAGTTGTATCGCCAGATCACGGAAGTGTAGTAAGAGCAAGGAATTTTGCGGAAAAACTTAATGCGCCTATAGCCATAATAGATAAGAGAAGGCCAAAGGCTAATGTAGCAGAGATAATGAACCTCATAGGTGATGTAAGAGGGAAAATAGCCATATTGGTAGATGACCTTATTGATACAGCAGGGACGTTACAACAGGGAGCGCAAGCGCTTATTGACAATGGTGCAAAAGAGGTGTATGCGTGTGCTACGCACGGTGTTTTGTCAGGTCCTGCGATAGAAAGGTTGATGGATTCTCCAATAAAAGAATTAGTCATAACAGATACTATCCCGCTTCCTGAGGAGAAGAAGATAAGCAAGATAAAGGTAAGGACTGTAGCTCCATTGTTGGCGGAAGCCATAATGCGAATATATGAAGGTATGTCTGTAAGCAAATTGTTTGTATAG
- the glmU gene encoding bifunctional UDP-N-acetylglucosamine diphosphorylase/glucosamine-1-phosphate N-acetyltransferase GlmU: MDNFVTLILAAGLGKRMKSKHPKVIHKVCGRSMVEWVVRSAKEAGSQDVVVVLGHGANEVKNVLGDSVKYAYQEKQLGTGHAVMVSKDLLPDTGNIMILTGDTPLITSESLKKFYDFHLREQNSITILSSFFDVPDGYGRIVRDSNGNVLKIVEDKDANDVEKGIHEINSGMYIFNSDYLRKSLQHIGNNNAQGEYYLTDAIEIVIKLGGKVGAYQAPNEEIMGVNTRVQLKDAEKVMRKRINERLMLDGVTIIDPDSTYIGPDVVIGMDTIIYPGTMIEGKTTIGEDCEIGPNSYIIDSEIGNGCKIVFSMITESKLHNNIKLGPFAQIRPESVIHDNAKLGNFIEIKKSVIGEGTKVPHLTYIGDAEVGKRVNMGCGSIVVNYDGKNKHKTIIGDDVFVGCNVNLVSPLKVNDKAFIAAGSTITDEVPEGALAIARCRQTNKEGWVEERRKKGGL, from the coding sequence ATGGATAATTTTGTTACGCTAATACTTGCTGCAGGACTTGGAAAGAGGATGAAATCAAAGCATCCAAAAGTGATTCACAAAGTCTGTGGAAGGTCTATGGTTGAGTGGGTTGTAAGGAGTGCCAAAGAAGCTGGTTCACAGGATGTAGTCGTGGTTTTAGGACACGGTGCTAATGAGGTAAAGAATGTATTGGGTGACAGCGTTAAATATGCGTATCAAGAAAAACAGCTTGGTACTGGACATGCTGTCATGGTTTCGAAAGACTTATTGCCTGATACGGGTAACATAATGATCTTGACTGGTGATACACCGCTTATAACGTCTGAGTCATTGAAGAAATTCTATGACTTCCATTTAAGAGAGCAAAATTCTATCACAATATTATCTTCTTTTTTTGACGTTCCAGATGGGTATGGGAGAATTGTACGGGATTCAAATGGCAATGTTTTAAAAATTGTTGAGGACAAAGATGCCAATGATGTAGAAAAAGGTATCCATGAGATAAATTCCGGAATGTACATTTTTAATTCTGACTATTTAAGGAAATCGCTTCAACATATAGGCAACAACAATGCACAAGGGGAATATTATCTGACGGATGCCATAGAGATAGTGATAAAATTAGGTGGAAAAGTTGGAGCATATCAGGCTCCAAATGAGGAGATAATGGGGGTCAATACAAGAGTACAGCTAAAAGACGCAGAAAAGGTCATGAGAAAAAGGATAAATGAAAGGCTTATGTTAGACGGTGTCACCATAATCGATCCTGATAGCACTTACATTGGACCTGATGTTGTTATAGGAATGGACACGATTATATATCCTGGCACTATGATAGAAGGCAAGACTACGATTGGAGAAGACTGCGAAATAGGACCTAATTCATACATCATCGATTCAGAAATAGGAAATGGCTGTAAAATAGTATTTTCTATGATCACCGAATCAAAACTTCACAACAATATAAAATTAGGACCGTTTGCTCAGATAAGGCCTGAAAGCGTAATACACGACAATGCTAAGCTTGGCAATTTCATAGAGATAAAGAAATCAGTCATAGGTGAAGGAACAAAAGTGCCTCATTTGACTTATATAGGTGATGCGGAAGTCGGGAAACGCGTTAACATGGGCTGTGGTTCTATAGTCGTCAATTACGATGGTAAAAACAAGCACAAGACCATCATAGGCGACGATGTTTTTGTTGGATGCAATGTAAACTTGGTATCGCCTCTTAAAGTCAATGACAAAGCTTTTATAGCTGCAGGCTCCACCATAACAGATGAAGTGCCAGAAGGAGCATTGGCAATAGCAAGATGTCGCCAGACCAACAAAGAAGGATGGGTAGAAGAAAGAAGAAAAAAAGGAGGACTATAG
- the spoVG gene encoding septation regulator SpoVG: MEITDVRVRKINEEGKMRAVVSVTFDNEFVVHDIKVIEGQNGLFIAMPSRKTPEGEFKDIAHPINSETRAKIQSAILSEYEKAKEQDKPQGQE, from the coding sequence ATGGAAATTACAGACGTTAGGGTGAGAAAAATAAACGAGGAAGGCAAAATGAGAGCTGTGGTTTCTGTAACCTTCGATAATGAATTTGTTGTTCATGATATAAAGGTTATTGAGGGACAGAATGGTTTGTTTATAGCTATGCCTAGCCGCAAGACACCCGAAGGAGAGTTTAAAGATATTGCACATCCAATAAATTCAGAGACAAGAGCAAAGATTCAATCTGCTATACTTAGCGAATACGAAAAAGCTAAAGAGCAGGACAAGCCGCAAGGACAGGAATAA
- the purR gene encoding pur operon repressor, translating to MNSYKRYERISVILKILTENPNKLYNLNYFMDLFNVAKSTASEDMDILQGILEKFGLGKIKTVAGAGGGIKYIPINNIDNYREFMIDICNKLQDPKRIIPGGFLYTADIIYSPQYANKIGEILSYPFQDKDVDAVVTVETKGIPIAIMCAKALNVPLVIIRQDNRVTEGSSVSINYVSGSQKQIKAMSLSRRSLERNSKVVLIDDFMKAGGTIKGMIELMNEFDAEVIGAGVMISTKEPENKVVKNYFSIFTLVDMNEEKETVKMEISDWLK from the coding sequence ATGAATTCATACAAAAGGTACGAAAGGATAAGCGTCATACTTAAGATATTGACCGAAAACCCCAATAAATTGTATAACTTGAATTATTTTATGGATCTATTTAATGTGGCAAAGTCCACCGCATCAGAAGACATGGATATACTTCAAGGTATATTAGAAAAGTTCGGCTTAGGTAAGATAAAGACTGTTGCAGGGGCTGGCGGTGGTATAAAGTACATTCCTATAAATAATATAGATAATTATCGAGAATTTATGATAGATATATGCAATAAGCTTCAAGATCCAAAAAGGATTATTCCTGGAGGTTTTTTGTACACTGCCGACATCATTTATTCTCCACAGTACGCCAATAAGATAGGTGAAATTCTATCATATCCATTTCAAGACAAAGATGTAGATGCAGTTGTCACAGTTGAGACAAAAGGAATACCTATTGCCATCATGTGTGCCAAAGCATTAAATGTTCCATTAGTGATTATAAGGCAGGACAATAGAGTAACTGAAGGTTCATCTGTTTCGATAAACTACGTTTCAGGTTCGCAAAAGCAGATAAAAGCCATGTCCCTTTCAAGGAGATCTTTAGAGAGGAACTCAAAAGTTGTTTTGATAGATGATTTCATGAAAGCGGGCGGTACTATAAAAGGCATGATTGAGCTTATGAATGAGTTTGATGCAGAAGTAATAGGTGCTGGCGTCATGATATCTACAAAAGAACCTGAGAATAAGGTCGTAAAAAACTATTTTTCTATATTTACGCTTGTAGACATGAATGAGGAGAAAGAAACTGTAAAGATGGAGATAAGCGATTGGTTAAAATAA
- the murC gene encoding UDP-N-acetylmuramate--L-alanine ligase gives MIIDIENFKRVHFIGIGGISMSGLAHIMLNSGHIVTGSDIKDSHIIKKLRNEGAIINIPHSASNVDGADLVVYTAAVKEDNPEMVRSRQLNIPTIDRATLLGEIMKKYKYGVGVAGSHGKTTTTSLISVLLEEMNYDPTVLVGGEVDIIGGNVRVGNSEYFITEACEYTDSFLKFYPYIAVILNVDSDHLDYFKNIDNIKQSFTQFANLVPNDGFVVACGDDPNTMSVLKNVDRNIITFGIDSNCTWNAKNIKFDEKGFPSFDVYHDGTFVERFELSIVGKHNILNALATLSVCHLLGVDIKKTSDIIKKFKGTHRRFEFKGTIDGAVIIDDYAHHPTEIKATLSSALNYPHNRIICVFQPHTYTRTYSLLNDFAASFDDADITIITDIYAAREKDTGIVRAEDLANLIKDRGNEVYYIKEFTDIVDYLKGTIKNGDLVITIGAGDVYEIGNMLLNFNKKAAIGA, from the coding sequence ATGATAATAGACATCGAAAATTTTAAAAGAGTTCATTTTATAGGAATTGGTGGCATAAGCATGAGCGGCCTTGCACATATAATGCTAAACTCTGGACACATTGTAACAGGGTCAGACATAAAGGATTCTCATATAATAAAAAAATTAAGAAATGAAGGTGCAATAATTAATATTCCCCATAGCGCTTCAAATGTGGACGGAGCCGACTTAGTCGTATACACAGCAGCAGTAAAAGAAGACAATCCCGAAATGGTAAGATCGCGGCAGCTTAACATACCCACAATAGATAGAGCAACGCTTTTAGGTGAAATAATGAAAAAATACAAGTACGGCGTCGGAGTTGCCGGAAGCCATGGCAAAACCACGACAACTTCGCTTATATCCGTTTTGCTGGAAGAAATGAATTACGATCCAACGGTCTTAGTTGGCGGTGAAGTCGACATAATCGGCGGAAATGTAAGAGTAGGCAATTCAGAATACTTCATAACAGAAGCGTGTGAATACACAGACAGTTTTTTAAAGTTTTATCCTTACATTGCGGTCATTTTAAATGTTGATTCAGACCACCTTGATTACTTTAAAAACATCGACAACATAAAGCAGTCATTCACGCAGTTTGCAAACCTCGTCCCAAATGATGGATTTGTAGTGGCATGTGGCGATGATCCTAATACAATGAGCGTGCTTAAAAATGTAGACCGCAATATCATCACGTTCGGAATCGACAGCAACTGTACATGGAATGCTAAAAACATAAAATTTGACGAAAAAGGATTTCCTTCATTTGATGTGTACCACGATGGTACATTTGTAGAACGCTTTGAGCTGTCCATTGTAGGGAAGCACAACATATTAAACGCATTGGCAACACTGTCAGTATGTCACCTTTTAGGCGTAGACATAAAAAAGACTTCAGATATCATAAAAAAGTTTAAAGGCACCCACAGAAGATTTGAATTCAAAGGTACAATCGATGGCGCAGTAATAATCGACGACTATGCCCACCATCCAACAGAAATCAAAGCTACATTGTCTTCTGCATTAAATTACCCTCACAATAGAATAATATGCGTATTTCAGCCTCACACATATACGAGGACTTATTCGCTTTTGAATGACTTCGCTGCCTCTTTTGACGATGCCGATATTACTATAATAACAGATATATACGCTGCGCGTGAAAAAGACACAGGAATCGTACGAGCAGAAGATCTGGCTAACCTTATAAAAGATAGAGGAAATGAAGTATACTACATAAAGGAATTCACTGACATAGTAGACTATCTCAAAGGCACTATAAAAAATGGCGATCTTGTAATAACAATAGGTGCAGGCGATGTATACGAGATAGGCAACATGCTTTTAAACTTCAACAAAAAAGCGGCAATAGGCGCATAA
- a CDS encoding LacI family DNA-binding transcriptional regulator → MNVTIKDVAQRAHVAPSTVSRVIADNPRISKETKERVFKAMEELGYYPNAIARSLASKMTYTIGLIMPRSAEDAFSNPFFPEVMRGISVVAHNEKYDLLISTSGNEEEEKQAVIDMVKGRRVDGIVLLCSRTTDELIPWLREEKFPFTVIGKPLDSKGVCWVDNDNIGASRLATNYLIKHGHREIAFISGSLEFVVSLDRLDGYKLALEENNIPFDKELVAQDEFSEDGGYNAMMRILKQKKPTAVVVTDDIMSFGVIRAAIDYGLKVPQDVSLIGFNNIPLSAYANPPLTTIDISTFDLGVKSAELLLKNIKNKDFVADHIIVPVKLIERKSCIKK, encoded by the coding sequence ATGAATGTAACAATAAAAGACGTTGCGCAAAGAGCACATGTTGCACCTTCGACTGTGTCAAGGGTTATTGCGGATAATCCAAGGATAAGCAAAGAGACGAAGGAAAGAGTTTTTAAGGCAATGGAAGAGTTGGGGTATTACCCTAATGCTATTGCAAGAAGTTTAGCCAGCAAGATGACCTACACTATAGGGCTTATAATGCCTCGATCTGCAGAAGACGCGTTTTCCAATCCTTTCTTTCCTGAAGTCATGAGGGGCATAAGCGTCGTCGCCCATAACGAAAAGTACGATTTGCTTATATCGACATCAGGCAATGAAGAGGAAGAAAAACAGGCTGTCATAGATATGGTAAAAGGAAGAAGAGTTGATGGCATCGTGCTTCTTTGTTCAAGGACTACAGATGAGCTAATACCTTGGCTTAGAGAGGAGAAGTTTCCTTTTACTGTAATAGGAAAGCCTTTAGATTCTAAAGGCGTATGCTGGGTAGATAACGACAATATTGGAGCATCAAGGCTTGCTACCAATTATCTCATAAAACACGGTCACAGAGAAATAGCATTTATAAGCGGTTCACTGGAATTCGTAGTAAGTTTGGATAGACTTGATGGCTATAAGTTGGCATTAGAGGAGAATAATATTCCATTTGACAAAGAATTGGTTGCTCAAGATGAATTTTCAGAAGATGGCGGTTACAATGCCATGATGAGGATTTTGAAGCAAAAGAAACCTACTGCGGTTGTTGTGACAGACGATATAATGTCTTTTGGTGTCATAAGGGCAGCCATAGATTATGGGCTTAAAGTGCCGCAAGACGTATCCCTTATCGGGTTTAACAATATTCCTCTTTCTGCTTATGCAAATCCGCCCCTTACGACGATAGACATTTCCACTTTTGATTTAGGTGTGAAATCTGCAGAGCTGTTGCTTAAAAACATTAAAAATAAAGACTTTGTTGCAGATCACATAATTGTACCAGTAAAATTAATCGAAAGAAAGTCATGCATAAAAAAATAA
- a CDS encoding type II CAAX endopeptidase family protein, which yields MRPSEKDANKIYLLILILFVFVGSYVQRKSLYLGLVITEFVIVLLPVVLFLIFKRYDVKYVLRLNKLNLNHVFLIIAIMICGMFVSSFFSILTNYVLSKFGKIPIPPINAATDIGGLIKQILIISGTAALCEEILTRGLILRSYEMRGSIKAVVISGIMFAALHLNVQNFLSVVFLGCLLGFLVQRTDSIYASMLGHFTNNTMVLILQYASNKVSSAAGLKPGTMVKMNIPFLSVVVYGFIAIAAGTILYMLLEKLVKTTDPYIIHSTTTLKDDFKILLQWPLFLSLLIFLAMIGLELLGISGSQYYGKIVKFIY from the coding sequence ATGAGGCCGTCTGAAAAAGATGCTAATAAAATCTATCTGCTTATACTGATCCTATTTGTTTTTGTAGGTTCATACGTTCAGAGAAAATCATTGTATTTAGGGCTTGTTATTACAGAGTTTGTTATCGTTTTGCTGCCTGTTGTACTTTTTCTGATTTTTAAAAGGTATGACGTAAAATACGTATTAAGATTAAATAAACTTAACTTAAATCATGTGTTTTTAATAATAGCTATAATGATATGCGGTATGTTTGTATCCAGCTTTTTTAGCATCTTGACAAATTACGTACTAAGTAAATTCGGTAAAATACCTATACCGCCTATAAATGCTGCCACCGACATTGGAGGATTGATAAAACAGATATTGATAATTTCAGGGACTGCAGCTTTATGCGAGGAGATACTTACAAGAGGGCTTATTTTGAGAAGTTATGAGATGAGAGGCTCTATAAAGGCTGTCGTCATATCAGGCATAATGTTTGCCGCATTGCATCTTAATGTGCAGAATTTTTTAAGTGTAGTCTTTTTAGGGTGCTTATTGGGATTTCTTGTTCAAAGGACTGATTCAATTTACGCATCGATGTTAGGACATTTTACAAACAATACTATGGTACTTATATTGCAATATGCGTCAAATAAAGTTTCAAGTGCGGCAGGGCTTAAGCCTGGAACCATGGTAAAAATGAATATTCCATTTTTATCTGTAGTGGTGTATGGATTCATCGCTATAGCGGCAGGTACGATTCTTTACATGCTTCTTGAAAAACTCGTGAAAACTACAGATCCATACATTATTCACAGCACTACAACTTTAAAAGATGATTTTAAGATATTGCTTCAATGGCCTCTTTTCTTATCTTTATTGATTTTTTTAGCCATGATAGGTTTGGAGCTATTGGGAATATCGGGGTCTCAGTATTACGGAAAAATTGTCAAGTTTATCTATTGA